In a single window of the Candidatus Kaiserbacteria bacterium genome:
- a CDS encoding TOMM precursor leader peptide-binding protein produces the protein MFPQIKDSISVLYRKVRDTYEVNFLFNASSVVLPFHLNKAAFDCLQYLDGLHSIEEIEAKSNLPVAEVKRLVLALQKSRVLTTRKQLAVIKQDRFATQRNFFAEFETRTQSREVMQDRLHQARVAIIGLGGIGTWVAQGLALAGVRNFVLVDPDVVELSNLNRQCVFNVGDIGSLKVQVAEQKLRTTDPEISVRGVVRRVVSVRDCLEEMRDSSIIISCADDPSTDAVNRIVTEVGFELNVPHILCGGYDGHLSFIGPTVIPGKSACWFCYEYALDRQLHRAEYQQLAVTNAHSKGGNIAAISAITANYHVLDALKVITGFLKPTMTNKAAELDFRTYDINFRKFRKRHTCPYCGQKRGE, from the coding sequence ATGTTCCCACAAATCAAAGACAGTATCTCTGTCTTATATCGAAAGGTTCGAGATACCTACGAAGTGAATTTTCTCTTCAATGCAAGTAGCGTAGTCCTCCCATTTCACCTTAACAAGGCAGCCTTTGACTGCTTGCAGTATCTCGATGGCTTGCATTCCATTGAAGAAATTGAAGCGAAGTCAAATCTTCCAGTTGCTGAAGTAAAAAGATTGGTATTGGCTTTGCAAAAAAGTCGTGTGCTAACTACAAGAAAGCAACTGGCTGTTATTAAGCAAGATAGGTTCGCAACGCAGCGTAACTTCTTTGCGGAATTTGAGACAAGAACTCAATCTCGCGAAGTTATGCAAGATCGGTTGCATCAGGCACGGGTTGCCATAATCGGCTTGGGTGGCATTGGCACTTGGGTTGCTCAAGGTCTCGCTCTTGCAGGTGTTCGCAACTTCGTCCTCGTTGACCCTGATGTCGTCGAATTATCAAACTTAAACAGGCAGTGCGTGTTTAATGTTGGCGACATCGGATCTTTGAAGGTTCAGGTGGCGGAGCAGAAACTTCGTACTACTGACCCTGAAATTTCAGTTCGAGGGGTCGTACGACGAGTTGTGTCAGTACGGGACTGCCTGGAGGAAATGAGAGATAGTAGCATAATCATCTCATGTGCAGATGATCCGAGCACCGATGCAGTGAATCGGATTGTTACCGAAGTTGGCTTTGAGCTGAACGTGCCTCATATTCTCTGCGGAGGATATGATGGTCATCTAAGCTTCATCGGGCCGACGGTCATTCCGGGAAAATCAGCTTGCTGGTTCTGTTATGAGTACGCGCTTGATAGACAACTTCATCGGGCCGAGTATCAGCAACTTGCCGTTACTAATGCGCATAGCAAAGGAGGAAATATCGCTGCAATCAGTGCGATAACAGCAAACTATCATGTGCTGGATGCACTGAAGGTCATTACCGGTTTCTTGAAGCCGACGATGACCAATAAGGCTGCGGAGTTGGATTTTCGTACCTACGATATCAACTTCCGTAAATTCAGAAAACGTCACACATGCCCATATTGCGGGCAGAAAAGAGGTGAGTAA
- a CDS encoding arginase family protein, translating to MSIDSYVVSKHLMLESEDGENGVVIHNTRTGHRLSLTEESVKVLEVFRSAKSTQEAARELGVAEGELYEEFLSIIVAFSEAFFLVSVTEGKAEEPLSVDKDTLFVSAQTPFVYCPSVDVENLEEGTIVVAGVSLDQATTGNPGTRLGPDRLREVSTKFLAYERDIFTRKSRGWHNADLGTVILEGVPFGDLGNVAYRTGEPLTAVYERCYRGALLSQQSGALPVFIGGDHSISAPLIRACAEVHREVVIIHLDAHTDMGEWEVGSEHHHGNVMRRMLYENPTVCLLQFGVRGFAGAPLGEVRCETTTQASIEEDMEHVLQTQVPKGKKCYISLDVDVIDPSFAPGTGTPVPLGMNPRTLLKLLRAVAENNQIVGMDVVELSPSLDRDDMTTSLVFHVLMKVLYWITLKK from the coding sequence ATGAGTATTGATTCGTATGTCGTATCAAAGCACCTCATGCTTGAAAGTGAAGATGGTGAGAATGGGGTTGTGATACACAATACTCGGACTGGCCATCGTCTTTCTTTGACTGAGGAATCTGTGAAGGTTCTTGAGGTTTTCCGTAGTGCCAAAAGCACGCAAGAAGCCGCAAGAGAGCTCGGTGTAGCTGAAGGTGAACTGTACGAGGAATTCCTGTCAATCATTGTTGCGTTTTCCGAAGCTTTCTTTCTTGTCTCTGTGACAGAGGGGAAGGCTGAAGAACCACTGTCTGTCGATAAGGACACCTTGTTTGTCAGTGCGCAAACACCCTTCGTGTACTGTCCTTCAGTCGACGTGGAGAACCTTGAAGAAGGGACAATTGTCGTTGCTGGCGTAAGTCTCGATCAGGCGACGACCGGTAATCCTGGCACTCGTCTTGGTCCTGACCGGCTTCGCGAAGTCTCGACAAAGTTTCTTGCATACGAGCGAGATATCTTCACAAGGAAAAGTCGGGGTTGGCACAACGCAGATCTCGGTACAGTAATCCTTGAAGGTGTTCCGTTTGGAGACCTAGGCAATGTCGCGTATCGAACCGGTGAGCCTTTAACTGCAGTGTACGAACGTTGCTACCGAGGTGCTCTGTTGTCACAACAGAGTGGTGCGCTCCCTGTGTTTATTGGGGGAGACCACTCAATTTCCGCTCCGCTTATCCGTGCGTGCGCAGAAGTCCATAGGGAAGTTGTCATTATCCACTTGGACGCACATACAGATATGGGTGAGTGGGAAGTTGGTTCTGAACATCATCATGGAAACGTCATGCGGCGAATGTTGTATGAAAACCCGACCGTGTGTCTGTTGCAGTTCGGGGTACGTGGCTTTGCCGGAGCTCCGCTTGGTGAAGTTCGTTGTGAGACGACAACCCAAGCAAGCATTGAAGAAGATATGGAACACGTGCTGCAAACTCAAGTACCAAAGGGGAAGAAATGTTACATTAGCCTCGATGTTGATGTGATTGATCCTTCCTTTGCGCCTGGGACAGGCACGCCAGTTCCGCTTGGGATGAACCCAAGAACTCTTCTGAAATTGCTCCGAGCGGTGGCAGAAAATAACCAAATTGTCGGCATGGATGTTGTTGAATTGAGTCCATCGCTTGATAGAGATGACATGACAACCAGCTTGGTCTTCCATGTTCTCATGAAAGTGTTGTACTGGATCACCTTAAAAAAGTGA
- a CDS encoding C39 family peptidase: protein MKSTKITPIKQRDASACGPTSIEMTLKYFDIPHTVADITKVTNYKKEGGIYNKQLVNVLQHYGLKTKVFKNTSWEKLMELNTKDSAIILSWMLEGYIGHLSVLDKVDKDHIYLAEPTTGEILKMGKIKFLRFWLDYEARQEVPIYPESKSDIQLRWMCVASKI, encoded by the coding sequence ATGAAAAGTACAAAGATAACCCCTATAAAACAACGAGATGCTAGTGCCTGCGGACCTACAAGTATTGAAATGACTCTGAAATACTTTGATATACCCCATACAGTCGCAGATATCACTAAGGTCACTAACTACAAAAAGGAAGGAGGTATATACAACAAACAACTGGTGAATGTGCTACAGCACTACGGACTCAAAACAAAAGTCTTTAAAAACACTTCCTGGGAAAAATTGATGGAACTTAACACTAAAGATTCGGCTATTATCCTCTCTTGGATGCTAGAAGGATACATTGGGCACCTTAGTGTTTTAGACAAAGTAGATAAAGACCATATTTATCTTGCTGAACCAACGACGGGTGAAATACTCAAAATGGGAAAAATAAAATTCCTCAGGTTTTGGCTAGACTATGAAGCGAGACAGGAAGTACCGATATACCCCGAGTCAAAATCAGACATTCAACTGCGCTGGATGTGTGTTGCTTCTAAAATATAA